A window from Apostichopus japonicus isolate 1M-3 chromosome 2, ASM3797524v1, whole genome shotgun sequence encodes these proteins:
- the LOC139975041 gene encoding ubiquitin-conjugating enzyme E2 U-like, protein MHSRAYMFLERDYVLLQRHPAWGIEAHPLNEENFFEWTATIQGLKDTLWEGGVFVVSLKFPENYNDEPPDVHFHTIPFHPNIDMKTGRPCVDFLDDVNIWRDSYSLHYILLSLQFLLSNPVIENAINLEAANICEDQPDLYMHTVLDCVRASQHLFSQRSNDRNQEADDKKREIPTDSETRHSNHLSKVSFDEYLTTWTGIATSKPQINMKNPLLEAIKRDSKLQAAHFGLTLEDLQEQMKKQLNEHNAIMYGNFGKKQKTQDAQERRLDQISKMKKIYLPRRSAPPPSTAAQSESGEPWDGDVEDLVAWTNELDEDDLEF, encoded by the exons ATGCATTCAAGGGCATACATGTTTCTTGAGCGGGATTATGTCCTCCTTCAAAGACACCCTGCCTGG GGTATTGAAGCTCATCCTCTTAATGAAGAAAACTTCTTTGAATGGACTGCTACAATTCAAGGGCTGAAAGATACGCTTTGGGAAG GAGGAGTCTTTGTTGTTAGTCTAAAGTTTCCCGAAAATTACAATGATGAACCGCCAGATGTCCACTTCCACACAATTCCATTTCACCCAAATA TTGACATGAAGACCGGTCGTCCTTGTGTGGACTTTCTGGATGATGTCAACATATGGAGGGATTCCTACAGCCTTCACTATATTCTGCTCTCCCTTCAG TTTCTGCTTTCAAATCCTGTCATCGAGAATGCAATCAACCTAGAAGCAGCTAATATTTGTGAGGACCAGCCCGACTTGTACATGCATACGGTATTAGACTGTGTGAGAGCTAGTCAACATCTCTTCA GTCAAAGATCAAATGATAGAAATCAAGAAGCTGATGATAAAAAGAGAGAGATTCCTACAGATTCTGAAACAAGACATTCCAATCATCTTTCAAAGGTTTcatttgatgaatatttaaCAACGTGGACGGGCATAGCAACCAGTAAACCACAGATTAACATGAAAAACCCAT TGTTAGAGGCAATAAAGAGAGACTCAAAATTACAGGCGGCACATTTTGGTTTGACTTTGGAGGACTTACAGGAACAGATGAAGAAACAGCTAAATGA GCATAATGCAATCATGTACGGTAACTTTGGCAAGAAACAGAAGACGCAAGATGCCCAAGAGAGACGACTGGATCAAATCAGCAAGATGAAAAAGATCTACTTACCAAGGAGGAGTG CGCCCCCACCATCAACTGCCGCTCAGAGCGAGTCTGGAGAACCGTGGGATGGGGACGTAGAGGACCTAGTTGCCTGGACTAATGAGCTGGATGAAGATGACTTGGAGTTTTGA